The window GGATAGGTGAACTGGAATACAAGGCTCAGCAACCAGGATTCTGGGACGATGCCGATCAGGCCCAAAAGCTGATGCAGGATCTGAATCATGAAAAATCATGGGTGCAGCAATGGGATGAAATTGATGAAAAGAGGCAGAATATTCTGCTTTTTCAGGAGATTCTGGCGGAAGGAGATGACGTGACCGATGATCTGAACTCCGAAATAACCAGCCTGAAAGAACAGGTCGAAGACCTTGAATTCAAAAACATGCTTGATGAGGCAGATGACCGCAGGGATGCATTGCTGACTATCAATCCGGGTGCCGGCGGAACCGAAAGCCAGGACTGGGCGGAAATGCTGTACCGCATGTATGTACGATGGGCAGATGACAATGATTTTGATGCAACCGTTCTTGAATATCAGCCGGGCGATGTAGCTGGTATCAAAAGTGCAACAATAGAGGTAAAGGGAAGTTTTGCATACGGATATCTGAAAGCTGAAAACGGTGTGCACCGGCTGGTCCGGATATCTCCGTTTGACAGCAACGCCCGCCGGCATACCTCGTTTTGCTCGGTATTTGTCACACCCCTTGTAGACGATGAAATTGAAGTCGATCTGAATCAGGATGATATCGAAATGCAGCGGTTTCATGCCGGCGGCAAAGGCGGCCAGAATGTCAACAAGGTTGAAACAGGTGTCCGCCTGATATGGACCGGAACACTGTCAAATGGAAAAGAGGAGCGCGTAGTGGCTGAATGTCAGCAGGAGCGTTCGCAGCTTCAGAATCGCGAAAAAGCCATGGTGATGCTCAAGTCAAGAGTTTATGATCTTGAAAAAAAGATCAAGGAGGAGGAAAAGGACAAAATCGAAAGCAGTAAAATGAAAAATGAGTGGGGCTCCCAGATTCGCTCCTATGTCTTCCATCCGTACAACATGGTCAAAGATCATCGCACAGGACATGAAACATCCAATGTGGAGTCTGTGATGGATGGAGATATTGACCCGTTTATTAAAGCCTACCTGATGTCCAATGCCTGATAGATTTGATTTTCTTGTTCTTGGCAGTGGCGGTGCGGGCTTGTCGTATGCCTTGCGTGTGGCAAAGTTCGGAAGCGTAGCCATTATTACAAAAAAAGAGTCGGCCGAATCCAATACGAATTATGCCCAGGGCGGACTGGCAAGTGTTATTGATAAAAACGACACTTTTGAGTCACACATTCAGGATACTCTGACAGCAGGTGCCGGTCTGTGTGACCCGGAAATTGTGGAGATTGTTGTCAGGCAGGGGCCTGATGTGGTTCGCGAGCTTCTGGAATGGGGGGCGCAGTTCACATCGAAAGACGGAGAGCTGGATCTGGGCCGTGAAGGCGGACACTCCCGCAACAGAATCGTCCATGCTGCTGACCGTACCGGAAAAGAAATTGAACAGGCACTGCTCTCAGCTGTTGAGAAGCACCCGAATATCAGTATGTATGAGCACCATTTCGCCCTTGAACTGATTACCGAACATCATCTTGGGAAAAAAGTCACCAGACATGACAATGATATCCACTGTTTCGGCTCTTATGTACTCAACACACAAACGGGTAAGGTGGAAACGATTCTGGCAAAGTCTACACTTATTGCAACCGGTGGTGTAGGTGAGGCCTATTTGCACAGTACCAATCCGTCGATTGCCACCGGTGACGGTATTGCAATGGCATATCGCGCCAAAGCCAGAATCGGCAATATGGAATTCATGCAGTTTCATCCGACCACATTGAATGTTCCGGGAGCCGGGTCGTTTTTGATTTCGGAGGCGGTGCGTGGCAAGGGCGGAATTCTGCGATCACGCGACGGGCGTGCCTTTATGTCCGATTACGATGAACGCGCCGAGCTTGCACCGAGAGATATTGTTGCCCGTGCGATTGATGATCATTTAAAAAAGACCGGTGATGAGAGTGTTTATCTTGATGTGACTCATATTGACAAGGAGACTCTTGACCGTAATTTTCCGCACATTTCGGCTACTTGTCTGAGGCATGGTGTTGATATTTCCGAACAGTGGATTCCTGTTGTACCGGCTGCTCATTACCTTTGCGGAGGAGTCATGACTGATCAAAATGGCAGAACATCCATTCATGGATTGTATTGTACCGGGGAGGCCTCATGCACCGGGCTGCATGGTGCCAACCGGCTCGCATCAAACAGCTTGCTGGAGGCAATCGTTTTATCAAAAAGGGCTGCTGAAGATGCCGCGAAATATGTGCTGGAGATAAATGAACACACGCCAGTTCCGGAGTGGGACGAAAGCGGCACCGTGAATGCCGAAGAGGCTGTTCTGATTTATCACAACAGGAATGAGCTCCAGAATGTGATGTGGAATTATGTGGGAATTGTACGAAGTGACCTGCGCCTGAAACGCGCTTTCCGGCGGACCAGACTTCTCTACGAGGAGACGGAGGATTTCTACCAGCGTACCCGCGTTAGTGTTCCCCTGTGTGAGCTTAGAAATCTTATAGCTAATTCATATGTCATAATTTCCTCAGCACTTTCCCGCAAAGAGAGCAGGGGACTGCATTATACCACAGATTATCCGAAACCCGTTGAAAGATTCAGAAAGAACACCGTAATTTGAATCTGTAAGACCTTTTCCTGGCTAACACAAAACAAAAACTGCTTTTGTCATGCTGCACATCGGAGTAACAGGAGGTATCGGGAGCGGAAAAAGCCTGTTCCTTAAGGAATGGGAGAAAATGGGAGCACGAGTTGTATATTCCGATGACCTTGCTCAAAAACTGATGCTTGAAAATGCCGATCTGAAAAGCGAAATTATTCGCATTTTCGGCGAGCAGGCCTATAACGAAGACGGATCGCTCAACCGGGAGTTTCTTGCTGCTGAAGCGTTCGGAAAAGGCCGCATTTCAGAACTGAACACTCTTGTTCATCCCGTTGTGGTCAATGAGCTCACCATGCTTAAGGAGCAGGCGGAACGTGAGGGCTTCGGATTATTCGCTCATGAGTCGGCACTCTTACTTGATTCTCCAACTGCCGAAATGTGTGATGTGATCATCATGGTTGCCAGTGAGCCTGAAGAGCGTATCCGGCGGGTTGTCAAAAGGGACAAATCAAGTGAAGAGGCGGTACGCCACCGGATGGATAAGCAGCCTGATTTTGATGCGCTTTCCGACCGGGCAAATCTCGTTATCCACAATGATGGTGATGAAAAGCAGCTGAAACGGAAGGCTGAAGAAGTATATAAAGAGCTCGAAGCGGTTGCAGCCGGTCAGACCTGATCATCCTGCAAGAATTTATCATTCAATCTCAAAACCGGCTCACGTACAATGCCGGTCTGCACCACGGGCATCGGGGGGGCAAGCTCATTCAAACTGGCACACTGGATCAGAACAACGGTGAATTCATACTAACGTATGATGATAACCGCTTCTTGAACGGCAAACGCCGACTTCATCCGGCGTCTTATTCCTGATGCCGGAAGTGACAATGGCATGGCAGAGCAGCGGAGCCGGTTTATTCCTGCGTCACTGATTCAGAACAACATGCATGCCTTCCCGGATATCATACTCCCTCACAAATCCGGCATTAACCTCCAGAACATACTGGGCCGGTGATTCAGATGGAATCTGCCGGTCTGAATACGGTGTGGTGTTGGTGTGGATGCGCACAATCCGGTCATTGCTGTCCATATAAATAATATCAAGGGACAGAGGCGTATTGACCATCCAGAAACTTCGCTCTCTTTCGTCTTCAAAAATGAAGTACATTCCGGTGTCAAAGTCCATCTCCTGAACCTCCATCAGACCTCTGTTACGCTCATTTTCGGTCTGGGCAAGAGCGACATTGACCTCAGCCACGGTCTCCTGGCGGTCTTCCGTAAGAATTTCGACGGTGTGTGTCGGATCGATGGTCCTGCCGTTGCTTTCGGTATCTCGGATTCTTTCGGGTGAATCATCATTCCCGCAGGAAATGAGAAACGGCAGTAATATCAACAATGCAGAACATCGGAATATCTTCATAATCGTAATAAATCGGGGTGCAGGGTAGTCTTTTATCTTCGGTTAATGTGTTGCCGGATAAAATACCCAATCATTAACAAAATTACAGTTGTCAATGTTGACGGAACCGTTCAGAAAGTGTTATTGAAGGGGTTCGTTTTTGGCTATTGTTAAATTTTGCCGTATATTTCCTTCTTGTAAGTGAGCTCTTGGCGGGCTCACTTTTTTTGTATCAGGAAACAGGTAAAACGGAGTCCCTGATGGAAGAACATAATGAAATAAAGTCATTGACAGAACAGGTTCTGCAGAATTTCGACCTGTTTCTTGTTGATATTGAACTGAAAGGTTCTCAGGGAAATCGTATCGTCTGGATTTTTGTCGAATCTGAGCATGGCAATGTATCGCTGGACGCCTGTGCGGAGGTGAGTCGTGAACTTGAGTTTTTACTTGATGCAGCCGGCTGGCGTGGTAAAAAGTATACGCTGAATGTCTCTTCGCCGGGACTCGATCGGCCACTGAAGGATATCAGGCAATATGTTAACAACCTGGGACGTAAAGCAACTGTAATCTATGAAAAAAGTGGCGAAAACGTTCAGGAAGAAGGAAAACTTGTCAGTGCTGACGGGGACAGCATCGTGCTGCAAAAAGACAGCAAGCAGCAGATCAGCATCCCGTTTGAGAACATCGTAGAAACCATGATACAACCAGTTTTTAACAAACAATAACGGCAGGCTCGAAACACAGTTACATGCAAACGGATATTTCAAAACAGATTATTCAGTCTTTTGCCGAAATTGCAAAAGACAAGGGAATTGACAGGGATCTGCTTCTGTCGATTCTGGAAGACGTATTTCGGTCCATGATCAAGAAAAAGTACGAATCGGATGATGCGTTTTCCGTTATTCTGAATCCCGACCGCGGTGAAATTCAGATTATGCATATCCGTGAAGTGGTCCCGGATGAGGAGCTCAATGACCCGGTCAACGAAATCGGCATTACCGAAGCCAAAAAGCTGGATCCCGACCTGGAGTTGTATGATGAATTTGCCCAGGAGATCAGAATCGAAGATTTTGGTCGCCGTGCAGTGATGATGGCCAGGCAGACACTTGCCCAGCGCATACGTGAAATAGAGAAGGACAACATTTTCGAAGATTACAGCGATCGTATCGGCGAAATCGTTCTGGGGGATGTTTACCAGGTCCGGAACCGGGACATCCTGGTAAATCATAACGGTGTTGAACTGATTCTGCCCAAGGGGCATCAGATTTACAAGGACAGATACCGAAAGGGGGATACCATCCGCGCTGTGGTTGTTGAGGTGAAGCGGCAGGAAGGGAATCCGGCGGTAATCATATCCCGAACGTCACCGCTTTTTCTTGAACGCCTGTTTGAGAATGAAATCCCCGAGGTATTTGACGGGGTGATAGAAATAATCAAAACGGTTCGTGAACCGGGTGACCGGTCGAAGGTGGCCGTTGTTTCCCATGATGAGAGGGTGGATCCCGTAGGTGCCTGCGTCGGAATGAAGGGTATCCGCATTCACTCCATTGTCAGGGAGCTTTGCAACGAGAATATTGATGTGATCAACTTCACCGAAGATGATCACGAATTTATAAAACGGGCACTGCAGCCCGCTCATGTCCAGTCAGTTGAGATTGACAAGGGTAAAAAGCGGGCAAAAGTTGTTGTCCCCGCCGACCAGGTTTCCAAGGCTATAGGCAAGGGCGGTGTCAATATCAGGCTGGCAACGCAGCTTACCGGGTTTGAGATTGATGTATACAGAGAAGTGGAAGATGAGGATGACATTGACATTTTCGAGTTTGCCGATGACTTCGGAGACGAAATCGTGCAGATGCTCTTTGATATCGGATGCGATACAGCGCGTGCCGTCCTCGATCTCAGCCCTGAAGAGTTGCAGCGGCGAACGGAAGGCAAACTTGAACTGAAGGATGCCAAACACATCATCCGTACCATAGAAGAAGAGTTCGAAGAAGACGAGGCCTGACGAAAGCCAATTAGCGAAGACAATACAACAGAATAATAGATCTATATGACAGCAGCTGGTAAACCGAAACGCTTATTCAAGGTGGCATCGGAATTCAATGTTTCCACACAATCTATCGTGGATTCACTGAATGACAATGGGTTTCCTATAGAAAACAAACCCAATGCCAAAATCACACCTGAAATGTACTCAGCTTTGGAGTCGGTTTACGGGGAAGATAAAGCAAAGAGCAGGGATCATGTCAGGGCAAGAGAGGAATACGAAGAACGCAGAAGTACCTTTCGGACAAGCAGAAATGAATCTGTTACCATTGACAGTTTTCTGGAACCGCTGGATGATCTGGAGCCTGCCGATGAGAAGACTGAAAAGGACGAGGATCTGCCTCTCAAGCCCGCCGATGATGCTGAGAGCAGTGAAGACCAGCTGAAACCATCCGATTCAGAAACACAGGAGGAAGAAGACGTACCGGTACCTGCAAGGGATGAGCAGAGAGAAGATGATACTGCCGGGTCAGATGCAGGAAAAGAGGCACCGGAAGTTTCTGAAACCGAACCTGCAGAAAAGCAGGAAGTGGCAGAAGATGAAGAGACTGCGGAAGCCGGATCAGATCAGGATTTCGAACCGGAAGAAGAGGTCGAGACAGACGATGAGCCGGAAGAAGAGGTCGAACCTGCCGGAAAAGAAGCGATACAGTTGCCCGAAGCGGATGACGAGCTGGATATTGTTGAAGGTGATGATGAAGAAGAGGAACAGGAACCGCATGAAATAATCCGCGGGCGGAAGGAAAAGCTTGCCGGGACAAGAGTTCTTGGAAAAATCCAGATTGCTGACCCTGCCGAAGAAGGCAAAAAGAAAAAGAAGAAAAAGGGTAAAAAGGCCAAGAAAGAAGAGACGAAGCAGGCTGATGCGGTTGAAGCGGATGAAAAGGAAAAGCCCAAAAAGAAAAAAATTGCCGCAAAGCGGGTGAAGGGAGACAGTCCGGCAGCCGATGTTACAGAGGAAGCTCCGAAGTCCAAGAAGAAGAAAAAACGGATAAAAGCGCGGAAGGCACCGAAGGTTGATGACTCGGATGTTGAATCCAAGCTCAAAGAGACCATGGCCATGCTGAACACCGGCGGTTCTGTCGGCAGAAAACGTCAGAAGAGAAGAAAACAAAAGCGTGAGGAGATGGCCGCCGAGCGTGAAATCCTTGAGACGGAAAAGTCGGAACAGGAACAAAAGATACTTGAAGTCACCGAGTTTATAACCGTAAGTGATCTGGCAGATCTTCTGGATGTATCGCCTAATGAAATCATCATGCACTGCATGAATCTGGGCATGGTTGTTTCGATCAATCAGCGGCTTGAGGCCAGTACCATTGAACTGCTTGCCGAGCAGTATGACAGAGAAGTGGTCTTCGTTGACGCCGAAGAACTGACGGATGATATTGAAGAAGATGATGATGACGACCCGGCAGATCTGGAGCCGAGATCCCCGGTTGTCACCGTAATGGGGCACGTAGATCACGGAAAAACATCACTGCTTGATTTTATCAGGGAGGCCAAGGTAACTGCCGGTGAAGCAGGCGGAATAACGCAGCATATTGGTGCCTACGAAGTCAGACTGCCTGACAAGCGGAATATTACTTTCCTTGACACACCAGGCCACGAGGCATTCACAGCCATGCGTGCCAGAGGTGCCCAGGTGACCGATATGGTGATCCTTGTTGTTGCGGCAGATGATGCAGTTATGCCGCAGACAATCGAGGCCATCAACCATGCTCAGGCAGGTGGTGTCCCCATGGTCGTTGCCATCAACAAAATGGACAAAGAGGGATCTAACCCCGACCGTATCAAGCAGCAGCTTGCCGATCACAACGTGATCGTCGAGGAATGGGGCGGAAGCGTGCAGATTGCCGAGGTTTCAGCACATACCGGTGCCGGTATAGATGAACTGCTGGACAAGGTGCTTATTGAAGCCGAATTGATGGAATTGAAAGCCAATCCGAACCGGAAGGCATCAGGGATTATTCTCGAATCCAAGGTTGACCGCGGAAAAGGTGTTGTGTCAAACATCCTTATACAAAAAGGAACATTGCGTGTCGGAGATCCGTTTGTAGCAGGCTCATATTCCGGACGCGTAAGAGCTCTGGAGAATGAGTTTGGTGAGCGTATTGACTCCGTCGGACCTGCGCAACCGGCACAGCTGACCGGATTTGACGGACTTCCCCAGGCGGGCGACAAAATTGTGACGGTTCAGGATGAACGCACTGCAAAAGAGATCGCCCAGCAACGGCAGCAGATCAAACGCGAACAGTCACTTCGCAAAGTCAA is drawn from Natronogracilivirga saccharolytica and contains these coding sequences:
- the prfB gene encoding peptide chain release factor 2 (programmed frameshift), with protein sequence MAELNYTSDQINELLQRVDALRRYLDYDGRKERIGELEYKAQQPGFWDDADQAQKLMQDLNHEKSWVQQWDEIDEKRQNILLFQEILAEGDDVTDDLNSEITSLKEQVEDLEFKNMLDEADDRRDALLTINPGAGGTESQDWAEMLYRMYVRWADDNDFDATVLEYQPGDVAGIKSATIEVKGSFAYGYLKAENGVHRLVRISPFDSNARRHTSFCSVFVTPLVDDEIEVDLNQDDIEMQRFHAGGKGGQNVNKVETGVRLIWTGTLSNGKEERVVAECQQERSQLQNREKAMVMLKSRVYDLEKKIKEEEKDKIESSKMKNEWGSQIRSYVFHPYNMVKDHRTGHETSNVESVMDGDIDPFIKAYLMSNA
- the infB gene encoding translation initiation factor IF-2: MTAAGKPKRLFKVASEFNVSTQSIVDSLNDNGFPIENKPNAKITPEMYSALESVYGEDKAKSRDHVRAREEYEERRSTFRTSRNESVTIDSFLEPLDDLEPADEKTEKDEDLPLKPADDAESSEDQLKPSDSETQEEEDVPVPARDEQREDDTAGSDAGKEAPEVSETEPAEKQEVAEDEETAEAGSDQDFEPEEEVETDDEPEEEVEPAGKEAIQLPEADDELDIVEGDDEEEEQEPHEIIRGRKEKLAGTRVLGKIQIADPAEEGKKKKKKKGKKAKKEETKQADAVEADEKEKPKKKKIAAKRVKGDSPAADVTEEAPKSKKKKKRIKARKAPKVDDSDVESKLKETMAMLNTGGSVGRKRQKRRKQKREEMAAEREILETEKSEQEQKILEVTEFITVSDLADLLDVSPNEIIMHCMNLGMVVSINQRLEASTIELLAEQYDREVVFVDAEELTDDIEEDDDDDPADLEPRSPVVTVMGHVDHGKTSLLDFIREAKVTAGEAGGITQHIGAYEVRLPDKRNITFLDTPGHEAFTAMRARGAQVTDMVILVVAADDAVMPQTIEAINHAQAGGVPMVVAINKMDKEGSNPDRIKQQLADHNVIVEEWGGSVQIAEVSAHTGAGIDELLDKVLIEAELMELKANPNRKASGIILESKVDRGKGVVSNILIQKGTLRVGDPFVAGSYSGRVRALENEFGERIDSVGPAQPAQLTGFDGLPQAGDKIVTVQDERTAKEIAQQRQQIKREQSLRKVKHVTLDDISRRLALGEVAELNIIIKGDVDGSIEALAGALQKLSDEEVKVNIIHTGVGAITESDVLLASASDAIIIGFQVRPSANARKLAENEEIDIRLFSVIYDAVDAVRDALEGMLSPEVNEKTVATLEVLDIFKVPKVGTVAGCKVTDGKISRNTKIRLIRDGIVIYEGELASLKRFKDDVREVTSGYECGLGIKNYNDIKVGDVIEGYEVTETKRKLKQETS
- the rimP gene encoding ribosome maturation factor RimP encodes the protein MEEHNEIKSLTEQVLQNFDLFLVDIELKGSQGNRIVWIFVESEHGNVSLDACAEVSRELEFLLDAAGWRGKKYTLNVSSPGLDRPLKDIRQYVNNLGRKATVIYEKSGENVQEEGKLVSADGDSIVLQKDSKQQISIPFENIVETMIQPVFNKQ
- a CDS encoding DUF192 domain-containing protein, which encodes MKIFRCSALLILLPFLISCGNDDSPERIRDTESNGRTIDPTHTVEILTEDRQETVAEVNVALAQTENERNRGLMEVQEMDFDTGMYFIFEDERERSFWMVNTPLSLDIIYMDSNDRIVRIHTNTTPYSDRQIPSESPAQYVLEVNAGFVREYDIREGMHVVLNQ
- the coaE gene encoding dephospho-CoA kinase (Dephospho-CoA kinase (CoaE) performs the final step in coenzyme A biosynthesis.), translated to MLHIGVTGGIGSGKSLFLKEWEKMGARVVYSDDLAQKLMLENADLKSEIIRIFGEQAYNEDGSLNREFLAAEAFGKGRISELNTLVHPVVVNELTMLKEQAEREGFGLFAHESALLLDSPTAEMCDVIIMVASEPEERIRRVVKRDKSSEEAVRHRMDKQPDFDALSDRANLVIHNDGDEKQLKRKAEEVYKELEAVAAGQT
- the nusA gene encoding transcription termination factor NusA gives rise to the protein MQTDISKQIIQSFAEIAKDKGIDRDLLLSILEDVFRSMIKKKYESDDAFSVILNPDRGEIQIMHIREVVPDEELNDPVNEIGITEAKKLDPDLELYDEFAQEIRIEDFGRRAVMMARQTLAQRIREIEKDNIFEDYSDRIGEIVLGDVYQVRNRDILVNHNGVELILPKGHQIYKDRYRKGDTIRAVVVEVKRQEGNPAVIISRTSPLFLERLFENEIPEVFDGVIEIIKTVREPGDRSKVAVVSHDERVDPVGACVGMKGIRIHSIVRELCNENIDVINFTEDDHEFIKRALQPAHVQSVEIDKGKKRAKVVVPADQVSKAIGKGGVNIRLATQLTGFEIDVYREVEDEDDIDIFEFADDFGDEIVQMLFDIGCDTARAVLDLSPEELQRRTEGKLELKDAKHIIRTIEEEFEEDEA
- the nadB gene encoding L-aspartate oxidase: MPDRFDFLVLGSGGAGLSYALRVAKFGSVAIITKKESAESNTNYAQGGLASVIDKNDTFESHIQDTLTAGAGLCDPEIVEIVVRQGPDVVRELLEWGAQFTSKDGELDLGREGGHSRNRIVHAADRTGKEIEQALLSAVEKHPNISMYEHHFALELITEHHLGKKVTRHDNDIHCFGSYVLNTQTGKVETILAKSTLIATGGVGEAYLHSTNPSIATGDGIAMAYRAKARIGNMEFMQFHPTTLNVPGAGSFLISEAVRGKGGILRSRDGRAFMSDYDERAELAPRDIVARAIDDHLKKTGDESVYLDVTHIDKETLDRNFPHISATCLRHGVDISEQWIPVVPAAHYLCGGVMTDQNGRTSIHGLYCTGEASCTGLHGANRLASNSLLEAIVLSKRAAEDAAKYVLEINEHTPVPEWDESGTVNAEEAVLIYHNRNELQNVMWNYVGIVRSDLRLKRAFRRTRLLYEETEDFYQRTRVSVPLCELRNLIANSYVIISSALSRKESRGLHYTTDYPKPVERFRKNTVI